The stretch of DNA CTCTTGGTTCACCACAAAACCACCAGTTAACGGCTCAACATAAAATTCCACAAAGCATATCCGAAGATAATCAACAAACTGCCGGGTTGTCAACACAACCCGGTGCAGAGGTTATTGTACACAACCAGTTAAAAGAGCTTTTTGCAGCGGTACTGGCATCAGGTGAGTCGCGCAGCGAAGAATATACGCCCGATTGTGGTCATACTTTTATCCAGGCCCATGTATCCCTGTTAAATGATCAGGACGGCAACAGCTTTGGAGCGGTGGGTGTACTACAGGATATAACGGAGATAAAAAAACTAGATCAACTGCGCCAGGATTTTGTAGCCAACGTATCCCACGAATTGCGCACTCCAATGACTTCTGTTCAGGGTTATATCGAAGCCATGCTGGACAGCGCTATACCAATAGAGGAGCGGGATAAATATCTGGCTGTAATCTATCGGGAAACATTGCGTTTAAATAAACTGATTTATGATTTGTTGGATTTATCGCTGATTGAATCACACGGGGAAAAATGGGAGTTGAATGAAATAGATATACCGGAATTGGTAGGCCAGGTTTTGTTAAAATTACAGCCCCTCATGTATAAGCATCAGGTAACCGTGGACAGCCGTTTTACTGGCCAGTTGCCGTTGGTGCCGGGCGATGAAGATCGGATAGAACAAGTTATTTTTAACCTGCTGGATAATGCCATTAAATTTTCACCGTCAGGGGGTGTAGTTACATTGCGTGCGGAGGAGGAAAACGACTTAATTAAGGTTTCCATCACCGATCAGGGGGCAGGTATTCCGGCTGAAGATATGGAGCATATTTGGGAACGTTTCCATAGAGTGGAAAAATCTCGTTCCCGAGCCCTGGGGGGCACCGGACTGGGGCTGGCTATAGTTAAGCAAATTGTAGAGGCTCACGGTGGTACGGTTAATGTGCATAGTGTTGTGGGGCAGGGCTCTACATTTAGTTTTACCTTACCTGCCAACCTTGTTGGGAAGCACGGGGACGGTTCTCTGGCTTCCTTTTAAGGAAGCAAGAGAACCGTCCCCGTACGGAGGTGCGTTTTATGTATCGAGGATATATAACTGACATAACTTGCATAAAAGTTGGTCACGCCCAGGATTTTAGGGCCATGACCGGCTGTACGGTAATCATATGCGAGCAGGGCGCCACTACAGGCGTTGATGTTAGGGGATCTGCCCCTGGTACGAGGGAGACCGATCTGCTAAAGCCGGAGAAGCTGGTGGACAAAGTGCATGCAATTGTGTTATCCGGGGGAAGTGCCTTTGGCCTGGATGCGGCATCCGGTGTCATGGCTTTTTTAGAGGAAAAAGGTGTCGGTTTTGATGTTGGGGTTACTAAGGTCCCCATAGTGTGCAGCGCGGTGTTATTTGATTTAAACATAGGGGATTACAGGATTAGACCTGATTATCAAATGGGCTACCGGGCCTGTA from Desulfoscipio gibsoniae DSM 7213 encodes:
- a CDS encoding ATP-binding protein produces the protein MFNSLFSKLISTYIIVILITLLVLGVAMSYLLGDYYYSAVEQELLSESRELAEMIAENTGQNSISPSVMDVLNRFRENRVFLISKENLMLMANGKFISDPPGNPPGNPYNDLTNDPPLPPDGSRNVPPGVKSNIPPNDPRNDPRYIRLDPLDAQLLLEGKSITRRGNLSRSDQVIFAVVPVLVNDEVNGALFSSAPLANITEAVEAVRGIMLIAAVPALLLAALIGLLISRSLARPLHRLNEATVQIAGGDYRQRVEIISGDEIGQLAQNFNQMALSLEETVGALAREKGKIESILANMAEGVLAVDNDNRVILLNRQAINTLGSPQNHQLTAQHKIPQSISEDNQQTAGLSTQPGAEVIVHNQLKELFAAVLASGESRSEEYTPDCGHTFIQAHVSLLNDQDGNSFGAVGVLQDITEIKKLDQLRQDFVANVSHELRTPMTSVQGYIEAMLDSAIPIEERDKYLAVIYRETLRLNKLIYDLLDLSLIESHGEKWELNEIDIPELVGQVLLKLQPLMYKHQVTVDSRFTGQLPLVPGDEDRIEQVIFNLLDNAIKFSPSGGVVTLRAEEENDLIKVSITDQGAGIPAEDMEHIWERFHRVEKSRSRALGGTGLGLAIVKQIVEAHGGTVNVHSVVGQGSTFSFTLPANLVGKHGDGSLASF